The proteins below are encoded in one region of Kineococcus mangrovi:
- a CDS encoding carbohydrate ABC transporter permease: MSSPDLPLAAPQTAHPAPSAGSHESSGKNQRVRRLTGRDRLVVVLMVAIPTVVVVGLIWLPAIASVLLSFTDWNGVGSLADAKVIGLQNYTDVFTIYPPFKPAVEHNLLWLVVMFVVATPLGILFAVLIDKELKGSRFYQTALYLPVVLSLALIGFIWQLMYSRDQGLINAVLGTQVDFYGDPRWNIWAALFATCWRQVGYVMLLYLAGLKGVDASLKEAAQMDGANQVQTFFRIVFPVMRPINIIVLVITVIESLRAFDLVWIINQGRNGLELLATLVTANIVGEASRIGFGSALATIMLLISLVFISIYLTVVMREDER; the protein is encoded by the coding sequence GTGTCGTCCCCCGACCTGCCGCTCGCGGCCCCGCAGACGGCGCACCCCGCGCCGTCCGCGGGGTCCCACGAGAGCTCCGGCAAGAACCAGCGCGTCCGGCGTCTGACCGGCCGCGACCGCCTCGTCGTCGTCCTCATGGTGGCCATCCCCACCGTCGTGGTCGTCGGTCTCATCTGGCTGCCGGCGATCGCCTCGGTGCTGCTGTCGTTCACCGACTGGAACGGTGTCGGTTCGCTCGCGGACGCGAAGGTGATCGGCCTGCAGAACTACACCGACGTCTTCACGATCTACCCGCCCTTCAAGCCGGCGGTCGAGCACAACCTGCTCTGGCTCGTCGTGATGTTCGTCGTGGCGACCCCGCTCGGGATCCTCTTCGCGGTCCTCATCGACAAGGAGCTCAAGGGCAGCCGGTTCTACCAGACCGCCCTCTACCTGCCCGTCGTGCTGTCGCTGGCCCTCATCGGTTTCATCTGGCAGCTCATGTACTCCCGCGACCAGGGCCTCATCAACGCGGTCCTGGGCACCCAGGTCGACTTCTACGGAGACCCGCGGTGGAACATCTGGGCGGCGCTGTTCGCGACGTGCTGGCGGCAGGTCGGGTACGTCATGCTGCTCTACTTGGCCGGGCTGAAGGGGGTGGACGCCTCCTTGAAGGAGGCGGCGCAGATGGACGGCGCCAACCAGGTCCAGACGTTCTTCCGGATCGTCTTCCCGGTGATGCGCCCCATCAACATCATCGTGCTGGTCATCACGGTCATCGAGTCGCTGCGCGCCTTCGACCTGGTCTGGATCATCAACCAGGGCCGCAACGGCCTCGAGCTGCTCGCGACCCTGGTCACCGCGAACATCGTGGGCGAGGCGAGCCGCATCGGCTTCGGGTCCGCCCTGGCGACGATCATGCTGCTGATCTCGCTGGTGTTCATCAGCATCTACCTGACGGTCGTCATGCGGGAGGACGAACGATGA
- a CDS encoding carbohydrate ABC transporter permease, translating into MSSSTIGGVGRRQAGAVPSAPRRTPPARVVLYVFLIVSSVLWLFPLLWAVFNSFRDYQYTQANGYASFGGFTFDNYVNAWEQGDFGRHFLNSVVITVPAVVLALLLASMVAFVVARFSFKFNLALLGLFTAANLLPPQALLIPLYRLFRAVQVPYWFSYSGSLLDSYWALIIVNTAFQTGFCAFVLSNYMKTLPYELYEAAQVDGLSVLRQWWQITLPLCRPALAALAVLEITWIYNEFFWATVLLQTGDKFPITSSLNNLKGQFFTDYNLLSAGSVLVALPVLVVFFALQKQFVSGLTLGATKG; encoded by the coding sequence ATGAGTTCGAGCACGATCGGGGGTGTCGGCCGCCGGCAGGCCGGCGCCGTCCCGTCCGCGCCGCGCAGGACGCCGCCGGCGCGCGTCGTCCTGTACGTGTTCTTGATCGTCTCATCGGTCCTGTGGTTGTTCCCGCTGCTGTGGGCGGTCTTCAACTCGTTCCGCGACTACCAGTACACGCAGGCCAACGGGTACGCCTCCTTCGGCGGGTTCACCTTCGACAACTACGTCAACGCCTGGGAACAGGGCGACTTCGGCCGCCACTTCCTGAACTCGGTCGTCATCACGGTGCCCGCGGTGGTGCTGGCGCTCCTGCTCGCCTCGATGGTCGCCTTCGTGGTCGCCCGGTTCAGCTTCAAGTTCAACCTGGCCCTGCTGGGCCTGTTCACGGCGGCCAACCTCCTGCCGCCGCAGGCGCTGCTGATCCCGCTGTACCGGCTCTTCCGCGCGGTGCAGGTGCCGTACTGGTTCAGCTACTCCGGATCGCTGCTGGACAGCTACTGGGCGCTGATCATCGTCAACACCGCCTTCCAGACGGGCTTCTGCGCCTTCGTCCTCAGCAACTACATGAAGACGCTGCCCTACGAGCTGTACGAGGCCGCTCAGGTCGACGGGTTGAGCGTGCTCAGGCAGTGGTGGCAGATCACCCTGCCGTTGTGCCGGCCCGCCCTGGCCGCGCTCGCGGTGCTCGAGATCACGTGGATCTACAACGAGTTCTTCTGGGCGACCGTCCTGCTGCAGACGGGTGACAAGTTCCCGATCACGAGCTCGCTGAACAACCTCAAGGGCCAGTTCTTCACCGACTACAACCTCTTGTCCGCCGGTTCGGTGCTCGTCGCCCTGCCGGTGCTCGTCGTGTTCTTCGCGCTGCAGAAGCAGTTCGTGTCCGGTCTGACGCTGGGAGCCACCAAGGGATGA
- a CDS encoding glycoside hydrolase family 2 TIM barrel-domain containing protein: MNHWFEDFTPAQGALPARAWVRSDAPSSSLNGGWRFRYAEHADTPADLADPDLQDGAWDRIEVPGHWQLQGWGAPAYTNITYPFPVEPPFVPDENPTGDHRRTFVLPAGFRTDGARVVLRFEGVDSAFTAWVDGTEVGRSVGSRLPVEFDVTDALQAGRDEHLLAVRVHQWSAASYLEDQDMWWLSGIFRDVTLLSRPAHAVEDVFVHAGYDHATGTGSLRVDTPSPARLLVPELGIDVPCGQDVQVSEVEPWSAEVPRLYDAEVVSGHDAEVVSGHEAEVVGGGERVRLRVGFRTVAIVDGVFTVNGVPVKLRGVNRHEVSADRGRAVTEAEMLADVLLMKRHNVNAVRTSHYPPHPRFLDLCDEHGLWVVDECDLETHGFWLLDWRGNPSDDPRWREAYLDRVRRTVERDKNHPSIVLWSLGNESGTGQNLAAMSAWVKERDSSRPVHYEHDWAVPYADVYSRMYASHAEVEAIAGRAEEPLDDAAADARRRAMPFVQCEYAHAMGNGPGGLVEYQDLFESSERCMGGFVWEWIDHGLRQTGPDGVERFAYGGDFGEPVHDGAFVADGLVFPDRTPSPGLLDYAAVIAQVRLRAEATPSGDLLRLTNHFDVVDLGHVALRWSVEDDGVPVASGTLPTPDLAPRASTLLELPDEVAGLGPASGERWFTVTAHLAAATSWAQVGHELGRGQVQLDPGAGQEPTVEGTPVLRGPDLVVGPAELDARTGRLRQIGTVPVAVAELALWRAPTDNDRGDFGDPLEPTWRSLGLQRLRHRTGGVERTGTAVVVAGRSAPAGTDTGFATTWRWTPLAGGAVHLQVDVVPETPGGLAVPLPRVGIRLALPRELRHLTWFGQGPGEAYPDTGAATWTSRFRATVEELQTPYVHPQENGQRAGVRWADLTDGAGRGLRVRSTTPFGVTVRPWSTEALDAATHTSALHDEGRVWLHLDHAQQGIGTGSCGPGALPRYRLDAGPVSFGFVLEPLG; encoded by the coding sequence ATGAACCACTGGTTCGAGGACTTCACGCCCGCGCAGGGGGCCCTCCCAGCGCGGGCGTGGGTGCGTTCCGACGCACCGTCGTCGTCGCTGAACGGCGGGTGGCGCTTCCGCTACGCCGAGCACGCCGACACCCCCGCCGACCTCGCGGACCCCGATCTGCAGGACGGGGCCTGGGACCGCATCGAGGTCCCGGGGCACTGGCAGCTGCAGGGCTGGGGCGCCCCCGCCTACACCAACATCACCTACCCCTTCCCGGTGGAACCGCCGTTCGTCCCGGACGAGAACCCGACGGGCGACCACCGCCGCACCTTCGTGCTCCCGGCCGGGTTCCGCACCGACGGGGCCCGCGTGGTCCTGCGCTTCGAGGGGGTCGACTCGGCCTTCACGGCCTGGGTCGACGGAACCGAGGTCGGGCGGTCGGTCGGGTCCCGCCTGCCCGTCGAGTTCGACGTCACCGACGCCTTGCAGGCGGGCCGGGACGAGCACCTGCTCGCCGTCCGCGTGCACCAGTGGTCGGCCGCCAGTTACCTGGAGGACCAGGACATGTGGTGGCTGTCGGGGATCTTCCGCGACGTCACGCTGCTGTCCCGGCCCGCGCACGCCGTGGAGGACGTCTTCGTCCACGCCGGGTACGACCACGCCACGGGGACGGGCTCGCTGCGGGTCGACACCCCGTCCCCGGCGCGGCTGCTGGTCCCCGAGCTGGGGATCGACGTGCCGTGCGGGCAGGACGTCCAGGTCTCCGAGGTGGAGCCGTGGTCGGCGGAGGTGCCGCGTCTGTACGACGCGGAGGTCGTCAGCGGTCACGACGCGGAGGTCGTCAGCGGTCACGAGGCGGAGGTCGTCGGCGGCGGTGAGCGCGTCCGCCTGCGCGTCGGGTTCCGGACCGTCGCGATCGTCGACGGGGTCTTCACCGTCAACGGCGTGCCGGTGAAGCTGCGCGGTGTGAACCGGCACGAGGTGTCGGCCGACCGCGGGCGCGCCGTCACCGAGGCCGAGATGCTGGCCGACGTGCTGCTGATGAAGCGGCACAACGTCAACGCCGTCCGCACCAGCCACTACCCGCCGCACCCGCGGTTCCTCGACCTGTGCGACGAGCACGGGTTGTGGGTCGTCGACGAGTGCGACCTCGAGACGCACGGGTTCTGGCTGCTGGACTGGCGCGGCAACCCCTCCGACGACCCGCGCTGGCGCGAGGCCTACCTCGACCGCGTGCGACGCACGGTCGAACGGGACAAGAACCACCCGAGCATCGTGCTGTGGTCGCTCGGCAACGAGAGCGGCACCGGGCAGAACCTCGCCGCCATGTCCGCGTGGGTCAAGGAGCGGGACTCCTCCCGTCCCGTCCACTACGAGCACGACTGGGCCGTCCCGTACGCGGACGTCTACTCGCGGATGTACGCCAGCCACGCCGAGGTCGAGGCCATCGCGGGCCGTGCCGAGGAACCCCTCGACGACGCGGCCGCCGACGCGCGCCGTCGGGCCATGCCCTTCGTGCAGTGCGAGTACGCCCACGCGATGGGCAACGGCCCCGGTGGGCTGGTGGAGTACCAGGACCTGTTCGAGTCCTCCGAGCGGTGCATGGGCGGGTTCGTGTGGGAGTGGATCGACCACGGCCTGCGCCAGACCGGTCCCGACGGTGTTGAGCGCTTCGCGTACGGCGGCGACTTCGGCGAACCCGTGCACGACGGTGCCTTCGTCGCCGACGGGCTCGTGTTCCCCGACCGCACGCCCTCACCCGGTCTGCTCGACTACGCGGCCGTCATCGCCCAGGTGCGCCTGCGCGCCGAGGCGACGCCGTCCGGTGACCTGCTGCGGCTGACCAACCACTTCGACGTCGTCGACCTCGGCCACGTCGCGCTGCGCTGGTCCGTCGAGGACGACGGGGTGCCCGTGGCCTCGGGGACGCTGCCGACACCGGACCTGGCGCCTCGCGCGTCGACGCTGCTGGAGCTGCCCGACGAGGTCGCCGGCCTCGGCCCCGCGAGCGGGGAGCGGTGGTTCACCGTCACCGCGCACCTCGCGGCGGCCACGTCGTGGGCGCAGGTGGGTCACGAGCTGGGTCGGGGGCAGGTGCAGCTCGACCCGGGCGCCGGGCAGGAACCCACCGTCGAGGGGACCCCGGTGCTGCGCGGACCGGACCTGGTCGTCGGTCCGGCCGAGCTGGACGCGCGGACCGGTCGGTTGCGGCAGATCGGGACCGTGCCGGTGGCGGTGGCGGAACTCGCGCTCTGGCGCGCCCCGACCGACAACGACCGCGGTGACTTCGGCGACCCGCTGGAACCGACGTGGCGTTCGCTGGGGCTGCAGCGCCTGCGGCACCGGACCGGTGGCGTCGAGCGCACCGGGACCGCCGTGGTCGTGGCCGGGCGCAGCGCTCCCGCCGGGACGGACACGGGGTTCGCCACCACGTGGCGCTGGACGCCGCTGGCGGGTGGGGCCGTGCACCTGCAGGTCGACGTCGTCCCCGAGACGCCCGGCGGGCTCGCCGTCCCGCTGCCCCGCGTCGGGATCCGGCTCGCGCTGCCGCGGGAGCTGCGGCACCTGACCTGGTTCGGGCAGGGACCGGGGGAGGCCTACCCCGACACGGGGGCGGCGACGTGGACGAGCCGGTTCCGCGCGACGGTCGAGGAGCTGCAGACGCCGTACGTCCACCCGCAGGAGAACGGCCAGCGGGCCGGGGTCCGCTGGGCCGACCTCACCGACGGTGCGGGCCGGGGTCTGCGCGTCCGCAGCACCACCCCGTTCGGCGTGACCGTCCGGCCGTGGAGCACCGAGGCGCTCGACGCCGCGACCCACACGTCCGCGCTGCACGACGAGGGACGGGTCTGGCTGCACCTGGACCACGCCCAGCAGGGGATCGGGACGGGGTCCTGCGGGCCCGGCGCCCTGCCCCGGTACCGGCTCGACGCCGGGCCCGTGAGCTTCGGGTTCGTGCTCGAACCCCTGGGCTGA
- a CDS encoding ROK family protein yields MSLDAQARRSTWTPLAGAAHSIALEVLLDGPLPRSELARRLDLSAGSLTRLSRPLLDSGLLVETRGVFDPASGRLTRPLDVDDARDGFVGVKLTADTVHAVLTTLRAEVVASREVSLTDRSPAHVARTVAALVGELNALDPRPVRAVGVGLGGKVGADGVVDSARYLGWEDVPFGGPLEDLLGVPVVVDNDVLSLTRAEQWFGSARRCGHFAVVVVGMGIGYGLVVHDQVVDRPDSGVGLLGHHPLDSHGPLCPAGHVGCAEAVLTTGALTARAGLALRRPVTVPEVLDLAERGEPLARRVVDDAARSLGTLLAAVGNFTMPERIVVSGENARLAEVGRVALDAGLRAGRNPLADGLPVDVQLTGFAEWARGAAVTAIRTFVLGSRR; encoded by the coding sequence ATGAGCCTGGACGCGCAGGCCCGGAGGTCGACGTGGACACCGCTGGCGGGCGCGGCGCACAGCATCGCCCTCGAGGTGCTGCTCGACGGGCCCCTGCCCCGCAGCGAGCTCGCGCGCCGGCTCGACCTGTCCGCGGGCAGCCTCACTCGCCTGTCCAGACCCCTGCTGGACTCCGGGCTCCTGGTCGAGACCCGTGGTGTCTTCGACCCGGCGTCCGGCCGCCTGACCCGGCCGCTCGACGTCGACGACGCCCGCGACGGTTTCGTCGGGGTCAAGCTCACGGCCGACACCGTCCACGCGGTCCTGACGACGCTGCGGGCCGAGGTGGTCGCCTCGCGGGAGGTGTCCCTGACGGACCGCTCCCCCGCGCACGTGGCCCGGACGGTCGCCGCGCTCGTCGGCGAGCTCAACGCCCTCGACCCCCGGCCGGTGCGCGCCGTGGGGGTCGGCCTGGGGGGCAAGGTCGGGGCGGACGGCGTCGTCGACAGCGCGCGCTACCTCGGCTGGGAGGACGTGCCGTTCGGCGGTCCGCTCGAGGACCTCCTCGGCGTCCCGGTCGTGGTCGACAACGACGTGCTGTCCCTCACCCGGGCCGAGCAGTGGTTCGGGTCGGCCCGCCGCTGCGGGCACTTCGCCGTCGTGGTCGTGGGCATGGGGATCGGCTACGGCCTCGTCGTGCACGACCAGGTGGTCGACCGCCCCGACTCCGGTGTCGGGTTGCTCGGCCACCACCCGCTGGACTCGCACGGACCGCTGTGCCCGGCCGGGCACGTGGGGTGCGCCGAGGCGGTCCTGACCACCGGGGCGCTCACCGCACGCGCCGGTCTCGCGCTGCGCAGGCCCGTCACCGTGCCCGAGGTGCTGGACCTCGCCGAGCGGGGGGAACCGCTGGCCCGCAGGGTGGTCGACGACGCCGCGCGGTCGCTGGGGACCCTGCTCGCGGCGGTCGGGAACTTCACGATGCCCGAGCGCATCGTCGTCTCGGGCGAGAACGCGCGGCTGGCCGAGGTGGGGCGGGTCGCCCTCGACGCGGGACTGCGCGCGGGGCGGAACCCGCTCGCCGACGGGCTCCCCGTGGACGTGCAGCTCACGGGGTTCGCCGAGTGGGCCCGGGGCGCGGCGGTGACGGCGATCCGGACGTTCGTCCTCGGCTCGCGCCGTTGA
- a CDS encoding carbohydrate ABC transporter permease: MALTSRNARTGGVSVSGQALRPDVNGTRRERLTALAFVAPALLGFTVFYFWPTLRGLYYSLTEFDFFSPPRFVGLDNYAALFSDAIFWNAMKVTVQYVVINIGTQTVLALLLAVLLHRLTRSIVVRSIVLLPYLISNVVVALVFYWMLDAQIGITNQALTFLGLDAVPFFGSQDWAIPTIAFINTWRHLGYTALLLFAGMLMIPGDVYEAGRVDGASEWKMFWRITLPLLRPILALVLVITVIGSFQAFDTVAVTTAGGPGDATRVIQYYIFDLAFQRYQYGYASAVSVVLFLILAVVAFVQLRLMRADESDVA; the protein is encoded by the coding sequence ATGGCGCTCACGAGCAGGAACGCGCGGACGGGGGGCGTGTCCGTCTCCGGGCAGGCGCTGCGTCCCGACGTGAACGGCACCCGGCGCGAGCGGCTGACCGCCCTCGCCTTCGTCGCCCCGGCGCTGCTGGGGTTCACCGTCTTCTACTTCTGGCCCACGCTGCGGGGCCTGTACTACAGCCTCACCGAGTTCGACTTCTTCAGCCCGCCGCGGTTCGTCGGCCTGGACAACTACGCCGCGCTGTTCTCGGACGCCATCTTCTGGAACGCCATGAAGGTGACGGTGCAGTACGTCGTCATCAACATCGGCACCCAGACGGTCCTCGCGCTGCTGCTGGCCGTGCTGCTGCACCGCCTCACCCGTTCGATCGTCGTCCGCAGCATCGTCCTGCTGCCGTACCTCATCTCGAACGTCGTCGTGGCGCTCGTCTTCTACTGGATGCTCGACGCGCAGATCGGCATCACGAACCAGGCGCTGACCTTCCTGGGGCTGGACGCCGTGCCGTTCTTCGGCTCCCAGGACTGGGCCATCCCGACGATCGCCTTCATCAACACCTGGCGCCACCTGGGCTACACCGCGCTGCTCCTGTTCGCGGGGATGCTGATGATCCCCGGCGACGTCTACGAGGCCGGCCGCGTCGACGGCGCGTCGGAGTGGAAGATGTTCTGGCGCATCACGTTGCCGCTGCTGCGTCCCATCCTCGCGCTCGTCCTGGTCATCACGGTCATCGGCTCGTTCCAGGCCTTCGACACCGTCGCGGTGACGACGGCCGGGGGCCCGGGGGACGCGACCCGGGTCATCCAGTACTACATCTTCGACCTCGCCTTCCAGCGGTACCAGTACGGGTACGCCTCGGCGGTCTCGGTCGTCCTCTTCCTCATCCTCGCCGTCGTCGCCTTCGTCCAGCTCCGGCTGATGCGGGCCGACGAGTCCGACGTCGCCTGA
- a CDS encoding carbohydrate ABC transporter permease — protein sequence MATTATTFDEAVAVSKPTGGARRGRPNPGRVLAWTALGLIMAATLFPFYWMLRTAFSNGAYLATEPANLLPVETTWGAFERVLGLATTEEAQAQAGSGASVSIFRALLNSVLVASLITAGQVFFGAMAAYAFSRLRWPGRNTVFFIFLTALMVPPIFTQLPNFLLMRDLGLLSSYTAIVLPFFFMTPFAIFFLRQFFLGIPREVEEAARLDGAGAVGRFFRVILPMASGPLVTLTILQYIQAWGEYLWPLLVASDRDHRVLTVALAVFRSQTPQGAPDWAGLMAATLLAALPVVILFAVFSRKIVNSIGFSGIK from the coding sequence ATGGCCACCACCGCCACCACGTTCGACGAGGCCGTCGCGGTCTCGAAGCCCACCGGAGGAGCCCGTCGCGGCCGTCCGAACCCGGGTCGGGTCCTCGCCTGGACCGCGCTCGGCCTCATCATGGCCGCGACCCTGTTCCCCTTCTACTGGATGCTGCGCACGGCCTTCTCCAACGGGGCCTACCTGGCGACCGAGCCGGCCAACCTCCTCCCGGTCGAGACGACCTGGGGTGCCTTCGAGCGCGTCCTGGGACTGGCGACCACGGAGGAGGCGCAGGCCCAGGCCGGGTCCGGTGCCTCGGTGAGCATCTTCAGGGCCCTGCTGAACTCGGTCCTCGTCGCCTCGCTCATCACCGCCGGCCAGGTCTTCTTCGGCGCGATGGCCGCGTACGCGTTCTCGCGGTTGCGCTGGCCGGGCCGCAACACGGTGTTCTTCATCTTCCTCACCGCGCTCATGGTGCCCCCGATCTTCACCCAGCTGCCGAACTTCCTGCTCATGCGCGATCTGGGTCTGCTGAGCTCGTACACCGCCATCGTCCTGCCGTTCTTCTTCATGACGCCGTTCGCCATCTTCTTCCTGCGGCAGTTCTTCCTCGGCATCCCGAGGGAGGTCGAGGAAGCAGCTCGTCTGGACGGCGCCGGGGCCGTCGGCCGGTTCTTCCGCGTCATCCTCCCGATGGCCTCCGGTCCGCTCGTGACGCTGACGATCCTGCAGTACATCCAGGCCTGGGGTGAGTACCTGTGGCCCCTGCTGGTCGCCTCCGACCGGGACCACCGCGTCCTCACCGTCGCCCTGGCCGTCTTCCGCTCGCAGACGCCGCAGGGGGCTCCGGACTGGGCCGGGCTCATGGCCGCGACGCTGCTGGCGGCGCTGCCGGTCGTCATCCTGTTCGCGGTCTTCAGCCGCAAGATCGTGAACTCCATCGGTTTCTCCGGGATCAAGTGA
- a CDS encoding ABC transporter substrate-binding protein — MPFSTRISARLRTAVASVGAVAVLSACGTYGVDPGADGETGTVTYWLWESAQLPAYQQCANDFQVQNPDIDIQIEQFGWEDYWNKLFTGFVANSAPDVFADHTQRYGEFAERGLIVPIDEQVEAAGIDLGKYVEGTTDLWIGPDGKRYGLPKDFDTIGLFYNEAMTQEAGISRQDMETLTWNPQDGGTYEQVIAHLTVDQNGVRGDEPGFDKSRIRTYGLGLGSAGAPFGQVEWSYLAMTNGWSYADKAMWGTDFHYDDPKFKETYGWWRGLIDKGYMPPLAFTEGGAPDQQMQAGRYAIVSEGSWQTANYGNLQGVDLALAPTPIGPSGQRSAMQNSLADSISTSSQVKGAAWKWVEYLSSVECQSVVAQAGVVMPAIASTVETSKESLGRTGFDISAFTDQVEQGTTFPYPAVLNGAEFQSIMGSTMDNVMAFNTDLDAFDAANERVNALFTAPQE, encoded by the coding sequence GTGCCGTTCTCCACCCGAATCTCTGCCCGGCTGCGCACCGCCGTCGCCTCGGTCGGCGCCGTCGCGGTGCTGTCCGCCTGCGGCACCTACGGCGTCGACCCCGGCGCGGACGGCGAGACGGGCACCGTCACCTACTGGCTCTGGGAGTCCGCGCAGCTGCCGGCCTACCAGCAGTGCGCGAACGACTTCCAGGTGCAGAACCCGGACATCGACATCCAGATCGAGCAGTTCGGCTGGGAGGACTACTGGAACAAGCTGTTCACGGGCTTCGTCGCCAACTCCGCCCCGGACGTCTTCGCCGACCACACCCAGCGTTACGGCGAGTTCGCCGAGCGCGGGCTCATCGTGCCCATCGACGAGCAGGTCGAAGCGGCCGGCATCGACCTCGGCAAGTACGTCGAGGGCACGACGGACCTGTGGATCGGCCCGGACGGCAAGCGCTACGGCCTGCCGAAGGACTTCGACACCATCGGCCTGTTCTACAACGAGGCGATGACGCAGGAGGCCGGCATCTCGCGGCAGGACATGGAGACCCTGACGTGGAACCCGCAGGACGGGGGCACCTACGAGCAGGTCATCGCGCACCTGACCGTCGACCAGAACGGCGTCCGCGGGGACGAACCCGGCTTCGACAAGTCCAGGATCCGGACGTACGGACTCGGCCTGGGCTCGGCCGGCGCCCCGTTCGGCCAGGTCGAGTGGAGCTACCTGGCGATGACCAACGGGTGGTCCTACGCCGACAAGGCGATGTGGGGCACCGACTTCCACTACGACGACCCGAAGTTCAAGGAGACCTACGGGTGGTGGCGCGGGCTCATCGACAAGGGGTACATGCCGCCGCTGGCCTTCACCGAGGGCGGTGCCCCCGACCAGCAGATGCAGGCGGGCCGGTACGCGATCGTCAGCGAGGGGTCCTGGCAGACGGCCAACTACGGGAACCTGCAGGGGGTCGACCTGGCTCTCGCCCCGACCCCGATCGGTCCGTCGGGCCAGCGATCGGCCATGCAGAACTCCCTCGCCGACTCCATCTCGACCTCCTCGCAGGTCAAGGGGGCGGCGTGGAAGTGGGTCGAGTACCTCTCCTCGGTGGAGTGCCAGTCGGTCGTGGCGCAGGCGGGGGTCGTGATGCCCGCGATCGCCAGCACCGTCGAGACGTCCAAGGAGTCCCTGGGGCGGACGGGCTTCGACATCAGCGCCTTCACCGACCAGGTCGAGCAGGGAACCACCTTCCCCTACCCGGCCGTCCTCAACGGGGCCGAGTTCCAGAGCATCATGGGCTCGACCATGGACAACGTCATGGCGTTCAACACCGACCTCGACGCCTTCGACGCGGCCAACGAGCGGGTCAACGCCCTCTTCACGGCCCCGCAGGAGTGA
- a CDS encoding helix-turn-helix domain-containing protein translates to METAEPALWVHRGSAPPMREFHRHDDVEVNVAVRGSLEYLIGGRRTTVPEGHTALFWAAVPHRLARQDEPRDSDICWVHLPLSTVLRWSLPEGAAARIVSHGVVVVPTAAVGDHVVAQFGTWQRDLAAGADTGAVLLEGQALLLRILAAEGSAGPAPADTAPGSRADLRPVARMARFTAENFRSGISAADIARAANLNPNYATTLFRSTVGVTLGEQLLRHRIAEAQRLLLTTTMTTAAVAHAAGFGSGSSLYAHFSKACGCSPGAYRATRAVTPAGP, encoded by the coding sequence GTGGAAACCGCCGAACCGGCCCTGTGGGTGCACCGGGGTTCCGCCCCGCCCATGCGGGAGTTCCACCGCCACGACGACGTGGAGGTGAACGTGGCGGTCCGCGGGTCGCTGGAGTACCTCATCGGCGGGCGCCGGACGACCGTCCCGGAAGGACACACCGCGCTCTTCTGGGCGGCCGTCCCGCACCGCCTGGCCCGGCAGGACGAACCGCGCGACAGCGACATCTGCTGGGTCCACCTGCCGCTCAGCACCGTGCTGCGCTGGTCGCTGCCCGAGGGCGCCGCGGCGCGCATCGTCTCGCACGGGGTGGTTGTCGTGCCCACGGCCGCCGTCGGCGACCACGTCGTCGCCCAGTTCGGGACCTGGCAGCGGGACCTGGCCGCGGGCGCGGACACCGGGGCCGTGCTGCTGGAGGGTCAGGCTCTGCTGCTGAGGATCCTGGCAGCCGAGGGGTCGGCCGGACCCGCTCCCGCGGACACCGCTCCGGGGTCGCGGGCCGACCTGCGCCCCGTGGCGCGGATGGCCCGCTTCACGGCCGAGAACTTCCGGTCCGGCATCTCCGCGGCGGACATCGCCCGGGCCGCGAACCTCAACCCCAACTACGCGACGACCCTCTTCCGCTCGACCGTCGGGGTGACGCTGGGCGAGCAGCTGCTGCGGCACCGGATCGCCGAGGCGCAACGCCTGCTGCTGACGACCACGATGACGACGGCAGCCGTCGCCCACGCGGCCGGGTTCGGGTCGGGGAGCAGCCTGTACGCCCACTTCTCGAAGGCCTGCGGCTGCTCCCCCGGCGCCTACCGCGCCACCCGCGCCGTCACTCCTGCGGGGCCGTGA